In the Styela clava chromosome 8, kaStyClav1.hap1.2, whole genome shotgun sequence genome, one interval contains:
- the LOC120346154 gene encoding FGGY carbohydrate kinase domain-containing protein-like, giving the protein MTGQVYYVGVDVGTSSVRAAMFDEVGNAVKTKIKDLNIYNLLPNHYEQSSAEIWECVCDMIKNVTKDVPPDKIKGIGFDATCSLVVLDENFNPLSVNDEGDMGRNVIMWMDHRAGNQADFINSTNHEVLKYVGGKISLEMQPPKLLWLKQNLPDNCWKKAAHFFDLPDFLTWKATGVCSRSICSVVCKWTFSNTKGWSESFWSQIGLSELKEDNFRKIGSDVRQLGQSVGNGISEEAAKDTNLNIGTPVGVSVIDAHCGGIGTIGCSLRDSDLQFDTTKITNRIALISGTSSCHMALSEKPLFLPGIWGPYGSVMIPEYWLNEAGQSAVASLLDQVVQSHPAYAELKKISIEKNRHMNSILNDVLHDMASKEGHDSIDIRTRNIHVWPDFHGNRSPLADPTMTGMICGLTLDKSINGLALLYLATLQALALGTVHILNTMRDGGHSFNIIFLSGGLQKNSLFTQIHSNATGLPIALSRETDTVLLGAAILGACASGNHSLKETMNKMSHLGKIIKPQQELQTFYKKKYEVFLRMAEFQKENKQIMMIK; this is encoded by the exons ATGACGGGTCAAGTTTACTATGTTGGAGTGGATGTGGGCACTTCAAGTGTACGGGCTGCAATGTTTGATGAAGTAGGAAATGCtgtaaaaactaaaataaaagacCTGAACATCTACAATCTTCTTCCTAATCACTATGAACAGTCTTCTGCAGAAATTTGGGAGTGCGTTTGTGATATGATCAag AATGTTACAAAAGATGTTCCACCTGATAAAATCAAAGGAATAGGATTCGATGCAACATGTTCACTAGTTGTGCTCGATGAAAATTTTAATCCTCTGTCAGTCAATGATGAAG GTGATATGGGAAGAAATGTGATTATGTGGATGGATCATCGTGCTGGAAATCAAGCAGATTTTATTAATAGTACAAATCATGAAGTTCTGAAGTATGTTGGTGGAAAAATATCACTCGAAATGCAGCCACCTAAATTATTGTGGTTAAAGCAA aaTCTTCCAGATAATTGTTGGAAGAAAGCAGCTCATTTCTTTGATCTTCCAGACTTTTTAACTTGGAAAGCTACTGGTGTTTGCAGTAGATCAATTTGTTCAGTTGTATGCAAATGGACATTTTCTAATACCAAAGGATGGAGTGAGAGTTTCTGGTCACAAATTGGACTGTCAGAATTGAAAGAAGACAATTTCAGAAAAATTG GCTCTGATGTTCGACAATTAGGACAGTCTGTCGGAAATGGGATTTCTGAGGAAGCAGCAAAAGACACTAATCTGAATATTGGCACCCCTGTTGGTGTATCCGTCATTGATGCACATTGTg gAGGAATAGGAACAATTGGGTGCAGCTTAAGAGACAGTGATTTACAATTCGATACAACTAAGATCACTAACAGAATAGCACTGATATCTGGAACATCCTCTTGCCATATGGCA CTTTCAGAAAAACCATTGTTTTTACCTGGAATTTGGGGACCGTATGGCTCAGTAATGATTCCTGAATATTGGCTGAATGAAGCAGGACAAAGTGCAGTAGCAAGTTTG TTAGACCAAGTTGTGCAATCACACCCTGCATATGCAGAACTGAAAAAAATCTCAATTGAGAA aaatcgtCACATGAACAGCATATTGAACGATGTTCTCCATGACATGGCATCCAAAGAGGGTCACGACTCCATAGATATAAGGACAAGGAATATTCATGTTTGGCCAGATTTTCATGGTAATCGATCTCCTCTCGCTGATCCAACTATGACAGGAATGATTTGTGGTCTAACATTGGATAAGAGCATTAATGGATTAGCATTACTTTACCTGGCTACTCTACAAGCTTTGGCA CTTGGAACTGTTCACATACTCAATACAATGAGAGATGGAGGTCActctttcaatattatttttctttctgGAGGATTGCAAAAAAATTCTCTATTCACACAGATCCATTCCAATGCAACAG GTCTTCCCATTGCTTTGAGCAGAGAGACTGATACTGTGCTGCTTGGGGCTGCGATTCTAGGTGCATGTGCTTCAGGAAATCATAGTTTGAAG GAAACGATGAATAAAATGTCACACCTTGGCAAGATAATAAAACCTCAACAAGAACTGCAAACTTTTTACAAAAAGAAATATGAAGTGTTTCTGCGAATGGCAGAatttcaaaaagaaaacaaacaaataatgaTGATAAAATAG
- the LOC120345674 gene encoding neutral amino acid transporter 9-like isoform X2, translating into MHPTWYARSINNDSGSGCDETCEQCGIAVQTNNEQCHTKNESFNRSAAFMRNKYYSRLTDPTDDRMRMPDHILPSSMFLLIPAKPEASQSSIVTIFAIWNTMMGTSLLSMPWGIGQSGFILGILIIAFTGLLAFYTAYRVVKSKDYVDIHVFEFSDVTKYYFGTIGEWTAVLFGLLAFLGGMMVYWVLMTNFLYMTGVFIHDKAIHDNSSTNTDVLCVNAPPVHPNTSGFMLSDVYDADPSNHTETTFEKYWDVKKTAPLYLILIIFPLLNFKSPTFFTKFNCLGTISVLYLWVLIIIKASRWGFNMSFDGVAPSSTGFRFTFPALTGMLSLAFFLHNAVITILRNNKQQENNVRDLSIGYLLVMVTYMFVGTIFYSTFPLPKHCISSNLLDNLASEDPLAVGARALLLFQMITVFPLLAYIFRLQILHTLFGNTWPGWQHVLVLNAIFVTFCVLIAMFYPHIGDIIRYSGSLCGLVYVFILPVSVHMFAMHKRNNLTPISIILHSIIIVLGLANFIAQFLITPSK; encoded by the exons ATGCATCCAACATGGTATGCCCGCTCCATAAACAATGACTCAG GTTCTGGTTGTGATGAAACATGTGAGCAGTGTGGCATTGCTGTACAAACTAACAATGAACAATGCCACACAAAAAATGAATCCTTCAACAGAAGTGCAGCATTCATGCGCAATAAGTACTATAGTAGATTGACAGATCCTACTGATGATAGGATG AGAATGCCAGATCACATCTTGCCATCCTCCATGTTTCTCTTGATTCCTGCTAAACCAGAAGCAAGCCAGAGCAGCATTGTTACCAT attTGCTATATGGAATACGATGATGGGGACATCATTATTATCAATGCCATGGGGTATTGGACAATCTGGCTTCATACTTGGCATCTTGATAATTGCGTTTACGGGTCTGCTAGCTTTTTACACTGCTTATCGAGTTGTCAAGTCAAAAGATTATGTTG ATATTCATGTGTTTGAGTTCAGCGATGTTACAAAATATTACTTCGGAACGATAGGAGAATGGACTGCTGTATTGTTTGGCTTACTTGCATTTCTCGGTGGAATGATGGTTTATTGGGTTTTGATGACAAATTTTCTTTACATGACCGGAGTTTTTATACATG ataaagCAATACATGACAACTCCTCAACCAATACTGATGTTTTGTGTGTCAATGCTCCACCTGTTCATCCTAATACCAGTGGATTCATGCTGTCTGATGTTTATGACGCAGATCCATCTAATCATACTGAAACAACCTTTGAAAAATACTGGGATGTAAAGAAAACTGCTCCATTGTATCTTATACTGATCATTTTTCCGTTACTGAACTTCAAATCGCCgacattttttacaaaatttaattgtttaG gaACCATCTCAGTACTTTATCTTTGGGTTTTAATCATAATCAAGGCATCCCGTTGGGGATTCAACATGTCATTTGATGGAGTCGCCCCATCCTCAACAGGATTTCGTTTCACTTTTCCTGCACTTACTGGGATGTTATCACTTGCCTTCTTTCTACACAA TGCAGTAATAACAATACTACGAAACAACAAACAGCAAGAGAATAACGTTAGAGACTTGTCCATTGGATATTTGCTTGTTATGGTCACATATATGTTTGTTGGGACCATATTCTACTCCACGTTTCCTCTTCCGAAGCATTGTATTTCATCG AATCTGCTGGATAACCTTGCTTCTGAAGATCCATTAGCAGTTGGAGCGAGAGCATTGCTATTATTTCAAATGATCACTGTGTTTCCTCTACTTGCTTACATCTTTAGATTGCAAATACTCCATACCTTGTTTGGGAACACATGGCCTGG TTGGCAGCACGTACTTGTcctaaatgcaatatttgtgacCTTCTGTGTTTTGATAGCGATGTTTTATCCTCATATTGGAGATATTATAAG ATATAGTGGATCTCTATGCGGCTTAGTCTATGTATTCATATTGCCCGTATCTGTACACATGTTCGCGATGCACAAGAGAAACAATTTGACaccaatttcaattattttacatTCTATTATCATTGTTTTAGGCCTGGCCAATTTTATTGCACAATTTTTAATAACACCATCAAAGTAA
- the LOC120345674 gene encoding neutral amino acid transporter 9-like isoform X1, which yields MEEDLGNIDVDHMPGSFSFQGSKACVGLTPTDLQQSLNRISTSQDSPERDDSRRRSTIRKPLMHPTWYARSINNDSGSGCDETCEQCGIAVQTNNEQCHTKNESFNRSAAFMRNKYYSRLTDPTDDRMRMPDHILPSSMFLLIPAKPEASQSSIVTIFAIWNTMMGTSLLSMPWGIGQSGFILGILIIAFTGLLAFYTAYRVVKSKDYVDIHVFEFSDVTKYYFGTIGEWTAVLFGLLAFLGGMMVYWVLMTNFLYMTGVFIHDKAIHDNSSTNTDVLCVNAPPVHPNTSGFMLSDVYDADPSNHTETTFEKYWDVKKTAPLYLILIIFPLLNFKSPTFFTKFNCLGTISVLYLWVLIIIKASRWGFNMSFDGVAPSSTGFRFTFPALTGMLSLAFFLHNAVITILRNNKQQENNVRDLSIGYLLVMVTYMFVGTIFYSTFPLPKHCISSNLLDNLASEDPLAVGARALLLFQMITVFPLLAYIFRLQILHTLFGNTWPGWQHVLVLNAIFVTFCVLIAMFYPHIGDIIRYSGSLCGLVYVFILPVSVHMFAMHKRNNLTPISIILHSIIIVLGLANFIAQFLITPSK from the exons TATCTCAACTTCTCAAGACTCACCAGAACGTGATGATAGTAGACGCAGAAGTACAATAAGAAAACCTTTGATGCATCCAACATGGTATGCCCGCTCCATAAACAATGACTCAG GTTCTGGTTGTGATGAAACATGTGAGCAGTGTGGCATTGCTGTACAAACTAACAATGAACAATGCCACACAAAAAATGAATCCTTCAACAGAAGTGCAGCATTCATGCGCAATAAGTACTATAGTAGATTGACAGATCCTACTGATGATAGGATG AGAATGCCAGATCACATCTTGCCATCCTCCATGTTTCTCTTGATTCCTGCTAAACCAGAAGCAAGCCAGAGCAGCATTGTTACCAT attTGCTATATGGAATACGATGATGGGGACATCATTATTATCAATGCCATGGGGTATTGGACAATCTGGCTTCATACTTGGCATCTTGATAATTGCGTTTACGGGTCTGCTAGCTTTTTACACTGCTTATCGAGTTGTCAAGTCAAAAGATTATGTTG ATATTCATGTGTTTGAGTTCAGCGATGTTACAAAATATTACTTCGGAACGATAGGAGAATGGACTGCTGTATTGTTTGGCTTACTTGCATTTCTCGGTGGAATGATGGTTTATTGGGTTTTGATGACAAATTTTCTTTACATGACCGGAGTTTTTATACATG ataaagCAATACATGACAACTCCTCAACCAATACTGATGTTTTGTGTGTCAATGCTCCACCTGTTCATCCTAATACCAGTGGATTCATGCTGTCTGATGTTTATGACGCAGATCCATCTAATCATACTGAAACAACCTTTGAAAAATACTGGGATGTAAAGAAAACTGCTCCATTGTATCTTATACTGATCATTTTTCCGTTACTGAACTTCAAATCGCCgacattttttacaaaatttaattgtttaG gaACCATCTCAGTACTTTATCTTTGGGTTTTAATCATAATCAAGGCATCCCGTTGGGGATTCAACATGTCATTTGATGGAGTCGCCCCATCCTCAACAGGATTTCGTTTCACTTTTCCTGCACTTACTGGGATGTTATCACTTGCCTTCTTTCTACACAA TGCAGTAATAACAATACTACGAAACAACAAACAGCAAGAGAATAACGTTAGAGACTTGTCCATTGGATATTTGCTTGTTATGGTCACATATATGTTTGTTGGGACCATATTCTACTCCACGTTTCCTCTTCCGAAGCATTGTATTTCATCG AATCTGCTGGATAACCTTGCTTCTGAAGATCCATTAGCAGTTGGAGCGAGAGCATTGCTATTATTTCAAATGATCACTGTGTTTCCTCTACTTGCTTACATCTTTAGATTGCAAATACTCCATACCTTGTTTGGGAACACATGGCCTGG TTGGCAGCACGTACTTGTcctaaatgcaatatttgtgacCTTCTGTGTTTTGATAGCGATGTTTTATCCTCATATTGGAGATATTATAAG ATATAGTGGATCTCTATGCGGCTTAGTCTATGTATTCATATTGCCCGTATCTGTACACATGTTCGCGATGCACAAGAGAAACAATTTGACaccaatttcaattattttacatTCTATTATCATTGTTTTAGGCCTGGCCAATTTTATTGCACAATTTTTAATAACACCATCAAAGTAA